DNA from Marinagarivorans cellulosilyticus:
TGAAAAATATCCGCTAGAGTTGCGGGGCTTTTACTTTCATTACTACGCACCAAATGACTCAATACCCCAAAGTGAGATTGCAGCATTCCACCAGGCAAAGCTTTTTCCATTCGTGCCTGAGATAAATGCTGGATAATATGCACATCACGAAAGAATTCAAAAATCGGATCAGCCGGTCTGGTTTTATTTTCTTCGTCTTTTGTCATAACTATAATTTTTATACCACGGTAATAGAGAGTTTTATGCAGCCCCAGTCGCTACCGATTTACTTATCACGCCATAGCGCCCAACCAACCTTGCACACATATTAGTTAGCCATCTAATTAAATGCAAGATTTAGTTTTCTACCCTTTGCATTAACAATGCAACTGGCAAATTAGGGATTGAAGGAATTAATCTTTATTGGAGCTCTTATGCTTACGATATTCACTGGGCGAAAGTCCAGTAAAGCGCTTAAAGAACCGATGGAAAGCCGACTTACTATTAAATCCTGCGCGACCAATAATATCGTTAATTGCCGCATCGGCATGGTCAGCACAAGATAATAACTGCTCGGCTTCGTAGGTGCGAAAAGCATTAATAAACTCAGCAAACGAGCAATCGAAATAGGCGTTTATCAAACGGGAAACCTCCCGTGATGGCAATTCAACGGCATCGGAAAATTTGTCCACATTGAGCGTATGCTGAAGGTGTAGTTGTTTATCATCAATGCCGCTAACGATCATACCTAATGCTTCATGCTCCTCGAAATTATTGGCAGGCCTTTGCTGGCGGGGTAAATAAGAAGGCTGGCTTTGCATGCCGGTTTTTATTACATAGGGCGCGGGCACTTCCGGTACAAATACTTCCGAAGCAGGTTCTTCTGGCACAGCGACACCCACTACTGCCACCACATCGGCCACAGGCTTGGCAGGCTCTGCTGGCGCCACTTGTATTTGATGCTGCTGAAGCGGCGACAATGTACGTATCACTTTAAAACTGTAAAACAGCAGCGCATTTACCCATACTAATATCGCAAAATCATTAATAATACCTAGCGTATTTGCTAGCTCAAACGAAATATGGTTGCCCGCGATATGTACCCCTAAATTTAAACTCCACTGCGCGAAAAAGCCCCACACAAGCGCTTTTATCCAATAATGATAAGGGTATTGGTCAT
Protein-coding regions in this window:
- a CDS encoding helix-turn-helix domain-containing protein, coding for MQSIHFSMIDIVLIVATLQCALVFGLVVIARALPTPSPICRHLLGLLFIAIGMDAAAILLVWQADVRAALAPVAGLVIAFASFAFTAKGPLLLLFVQTLTTPQFQLRPVHILHLSAFAMALAVAFTNGLDIERITYSVESDLPNPGTNTWWTLMRLVPCIYALAAIYTLRKAPAVYSTHSTNDQYPYHYWIKALVWGFFAQWSLNLGVHIAGNHISFELANTLGIINDFAILVWVNALLFYSFKVIRTLSPLQQHQIQVAPAEPAKPVADVVAVVGVAVPEEPASEVFVPEVPAPYVIKTGMQSQPSYLPRQQRPANNFEEHEALGMIVSGIDDKQLHLQHTLNVDKFSDAVELPSREVSRLINAYFDCSFAEFINAFRTYEAEQLLSCADHADAAINDIIGRAGFNSKSAFHRFFKRFTGLSPSEYRKHKSSNKD